GCCTGTCCTACAGAAGACCGCGAGGGTGCCTCTGATGGGCTGGGGTGACGGCACGGTGATTACCGGACCAGTTGCGGTAATACGGAGGCGTCACGTTCGTGAAAAGTCTCACAACCTATCTTGCAAAGGCTGGGGGCCACTCTTAGACTTCCGACCTTAGCGTCGGAGCACCGGCCGGTGGGGTCGCTCTTGGGAGCGATTCTGCGCGGGTCGGACCGAAGCGGAAATAACATGATCGCCCGTCTTTTCAACGCTGCCGACCCGTTCGCCTTCCTTGCCCAGGCCGTCGCCCCGGCGGCCAACGTCGTCGGGCCCGTCGCCGAGACTCCCAGCCCCATCGCGCCGATCATCGTGCTGGTGCTGTGCGCCGTCGCGGGCATCGGCACCGTGCTGCTGTTGCCCGGCAAGCGCGAGGCCTCAATCCGCAAGATCGGTGGCGTCGTGCTGGCGCTGGCGGCGCTGGTGTTCGCGGGCCTGCTGGCACGGGCCGCGGGGGGCATGGGGGCCTACTTCTGGATCTTCAGCGCGATCGCGATCGTGGGGGCCGTTCGCGTGGTCACGCACCCGCGGCCGGTCTACTCGGCGTTGTACTTCGTGATGACCGTGCTGGCGTCGGCGGGGCTGTTTGTGCTGCTGTGGGCTGAATTTATGGCCGCGGCGCTCATTTTGATTTACGCCGGCGCGATCCTCATCACGTATGTCTTCGTGATCATGCTCGCCGCCAGCACGACCAGCGACCGTGCCGCCGCCGCGGTGTCGGA
The nucleotide sequence above comes from Tepidisphaeraceae bacterium. Encoded proteins:
- a CDS encoding NADH-quinone oxidoreductase subunit J, whose product is MIARLFNAADPFAFLAQAVAPAANVVGPVAETPSPIAPIIVLVLCAVAGIGTVLLLPGKREASIRKIGGVVLALAALVFAGLLARAAGGMGAYFWIFSAIAIVGAVRVVTHPRPVYSALYFVMTVLASAGLFVLLWAEFMAAALILIYAGAILITYVFVIMLAASTTSDRAAAAVSEYDNVSREPIFASAVGFALMAVLLFVIFDKSVPITPRGDVSTPAAYRVQGNTQRLGAYLYQDQVVNLEMAGLLLTLAMVGAIVIARRKVWTGPANAGQAPGAAPNIHDRKIFVDDNPHSIPVYGTDNPRQKAYPET